One Maribacter sp. HTCC2170 genomic window, CAGCCATCAGAGAAAGTATTGAAAAAGCATCTACGGCATCAAGCAAAATATTCAAAAGCGGTGTGATTGGAAACTACTTTGTCAACCTTATAGCTCCTAAAGAGAAATTGAATAAAATGAAGACCTTAAAGGAAAATAATCCGTTAGGTAGTCATTTGAATAAAAATGTTCTAGACCGGTTCATAAAACAACAAAACGAATGTCTTCATTTAATTGAAGAATCAAAAAATGTAAACCTTTCTAAAACGAAGACAGCAATTAGTTTTTCTAAACTTTTAAAACTCAGATTAGGAGATACGTTTAGATTTATTACCGCTCATAACGAAAGACATTTGTTACAAGCAGAAAATATGTTTAAAAAAGCTCGTGTGTTATAAAATGAACTCAAAAACTGTTATTAAAAATAATCCCCTATGAAATAACTTGGGGAGGAAGACTTACAACTGACTCTGAGATGTATGTTTTTGAAATCATATCGCTACTGATCAATCTGATTTTAGGTTTGACTTTATTAAAAAGTTTCTCAACATCGTTGTTTTTTATCGTCCT contains:
- a CDS encoding DinB family protein, which gives rise to MIIITTTLITELLERTRSNTHKVEGFKKLSEKELNYKESNDEWSALECIEHLNIYGDFYNAAIRESIEKASTASSKIFKSGVIGNYFVNLIAPKEKLNKMKTLKENNPLGSHLNKNVLDRFIKQQNECLHLIEESKNVNLSKTKTAISFSKLLKLRLGDTFRFITAHNERHLLQAENMFKKARVL